A single genomic interval of Adhaeribacter pallidiroseus harbors:
- a CDS encoding sterol desaturase family protein — protein sequence MWWNIGIVILTFFSMEVVAWFTHKYIMHGFLWFLHRSHHTHHPHPLERNDLFFVYYGILSTIFVIYGSDNRDYRFWIGIGIGIYGLVYFLIHDVFIHRRLRLFGKTQNTYLKALDIAHKVHHKTTGKNGSESFGMLWVNSKFYKLAKARARSKSN from the coding sequence ATGTGGTGGAACATTGGCATCGTAATACTTACTTTTTTCTCGATGGAGGTTGTGGCCTGGTTTACGCATAAATACATTATGCATGGTTTTTTGTGGTTTTTACACCGCTCGCATCATACCCATCATCCGCACCCACTCGAACGCAACGACTTGTTTTTTGTTTATTACGGGATTCTATCTACGATATTCGTTATTTACGGGAGCGATAATAGGGATTACCGCTTTTGGATTGGCATTGGCATTGGCATTTACGGCTTGGTTTATTTTCTCATTCACGATGTGTTTATTCATCGCCGCTTACGGCTATTTGGTAAAACCCAAAATACGTACTTAAAGGCATTGGATATTGCCCACAAAGTGCATCATAAAACTACTGGTAAAAACGGGAGCGAATCTTTTGGTATGTTGTGGGTGAATTCTAAATTTTATAAGCTGGCAAAAGCAAGAGCCAGATCAAAATCAAACTAG
- a CDS encoding MerR family transcriptional regulator, which translates to MGQYSIKELEQLTGIKAHTIRIWEQRYGILKPKRSETNIRNYDDDDLKHILNVSLLNQNGYKISKIACMTDCQIGDAVFRLAEQKEHCLHQVGALIGAMIEMDEERFDKVLTTVILQKGFEAAVNQLVLPFLQKIGILWQTGSINPAHEHFVSNIIRQKFIVAIDGQVIPSGNEVPRFMLYLPEGELHELGLLFMQYLLRVRQMRVMYLGQNLPFADLIKAYEGFRPDYICTVITSVPAREELPAYVNHLIDSFPDCQFFVSGYQFSCCAISLPKNFKFFKDMHSLSQEIDALKAELVFT; encoded by the coding sequence GTGGGGCAATATTCGATTAAAGAGTTAGAGCAATTAACGGGAATTAAAGCCCATACTATACGCATTTGGGAGCAGCGCTACGGTATTTTAAAACCTAAACGATCAGAGACCAATATTCGCAATTACGACGACGACGATTTAAAGCATATATTAAATGTTTCTTTGTTAAACCAAAATGGCTACAAAATTTCAAAAATAGCCTGCATGACCGATTGCCAGATCGGCGACGCGGTATTTCGTTTAGCCGAACAAAAAGAACATTGTCTGCACCAGGTTGGCGCTTTAATTGGTGCCATGATTGAAATGGATGAGGAGCGTTTTGATAAAGTGCTAACCACCGTAATTCTGCAAAAAGGATTCGAAGCTGCAGTCAATCAATTAGTACTGCCATTTCTGCAAAAAATAGGTATTCTGTGGCAAACGGGTAGTATCAATCCGGCTCACGAACATTTTGTATCCAATATCATCCGGCAAAAATTTATTGTTGCAATTGATGGTCAAGTTATACCGAGTGGAAACGAGGTTCCCCGTTTTATGCTGTATTTACCCGAAGGAGAACTTCATGAATTAGGACTTTTGTTTATGCAGTATCTTTTAAGGGTCCGGCAAATGCGCGTGATGTACTTAGGCCAGAATTTGCCTTTTGCCGATTTAATAAAAGCTTACGAAGGTTTTCGGCCGGATTATATTTGTACGGTAATTACATCGGTGCCGGCCCGGGAAGAATTGCCCGCTTATGTAAATCATTTAATCGATAGTTTTCCGGATTGCCAGTTTTTTGTGTCCGGTTATCAATTTTCTTGTTGCGCCATTTCTTTACCCAAAAATTTTAAATTTTTTAAAGACATGCACAGTCTCTCTCAGGAAATAGACGCCTTAAAAGCAGAATTGGTATTTACTTAA
- a CDS encoding RNA polymerase sigma factor, protein MTSTEFSSMVQKISKSLKPVALNLTRDADDAKDLVQETLLKALLNKDKFKAGSNLKAWLYTIMRNTFINNYNKITKRSSNIDSTEYFQYFNTDENYIAKNGAVYTFVVSDINEAIAHLNEEYRTPFMMYYIGFKYLEIAEKLNIPIGTVKNRIHIARKELKQVLKIYELNG, encoded by the coding sequence ATGACATCCACAGAATTTAGCTCCATGGTGCAAAAAATTTCCAAATCTTTAAAGCCCGTAGCTCTTAACTTAACCCGCGACGCAGATGATGCCAAAGATTTAGTACAGGAAACGTTACTTAAAGCTTTATTGAACAAAGATAAATTTAAAGCTGGCAGTAATTTAAAAGCTTGGCTGTACACCATCATGCGGAATACCTTTATTAATAATTACAATAAAATTACCAAACGTAGCAGCAACATCGATTCCACAGAGTATTTCCAGTACTTTAACACCGACGAGAATTATATTGCTAAAAACGGTGCCGTTTACACTTTTGTCGTATCCGATATAAATGAGGCCATTGCGCATTTAAACGAAGAATACCGCACGCCTTTTATGATGTACTACATTGGGTTTAAATACCTGGAGATTGCTGAAAAATTAAATATTCCGATTGGTACGGTTAAAAACCGCATTCACATTGCCCGGAAAGAATTAAAGCAAGTACTCAAAATTTACGAGTTAAATGGGTAG
- a CDS encoding phytoene desaturase family protein: MNGKKVVVIGSGFASLAAATSLAASGFTVEVLEKNNSPGGRARSFSENGFTFDMGPSWYWMPDVFEHYFKKFGKSTADYYQLTRLDPSYTIIFGQDDFMPVPAQMGQLNSLFESLETGSSQALHKFLAQAAYKYEVGINNLVYKPSRSVTEFLNLKLLVDVLRLDVFQSIHVHLRKYFRHEKLLKLLEFPILFLGALPENTPALYSLMNYADISLGTWYPKGGMYQIVAGMVELAKEQGVIFHFNQEVKQIQVQDNEAKQVITATSSFMADVVVAGADYHHVEQNILAPEYRTYSQAYWDKRVMAPSSLIFYLGVNKRLNRLTHHNLFFDEDFTPHAREIYETPQWPAKPLFYVSAPSQTDTSVAPEGCENLFILIPVAPDLEDTEAIREHYYHLVMDRLEKLTKQTIRDAVVVKRSYAHADFIRDYHAFKGNAYGLANTLMQTALLKPGLKSKKVKNLYFTGQLTVPGPGMPPSLISGQVVAEEIRKEYSVK, from the coding sequence TTGAACGGTAAAAAGGTTGTAGTTATTGGTTCTGGTTTTGCTAGTTTAGCCGCAGCAACCAGTTTAGCCGCCAGCGGATTTACCGTTGAAGTGCTGGAAAAGAATAATTCTCCGGGCGGACGAGCCCGCAGTTTTTCTGAAAATGGTTTTACTTTCGACATGGGGCCCAGTTGGTACTGGATGCCCGATGTTTTTGAACATTATTTTAAAAAATTTGGTAAGTCCACTGCGGACTATTATCAACTTACTCGCCTCGATCCTTCTTATACCATTATTTTTGGGCAAGATGATTTTATGCCGGTGCCGGCCCAAATGGGGCAGCTTAATAGCTTATTTGAATCTTTAGAAACCGGTAGCAGCCAGGCTTTACATAAATTTTTGGCTCAGGCCGCCTACAAATACGAAGTAGGCATCAATAACCTGGTTTACAAACCCAGCCGGTCGGTTACCGAATTTTTAAATTTAAAATTATTGGTGGATGTCTTGCGGTTAGATGTGTTTCAATCGATTCACGTACACCTGCGTAAATATTTTCGGCACGAAAAATTACTAAAACTGCTTGAATTTCCTATTTTATTTTTAGGCGCCTTACCCGAAAATACACCCGCGCTTTATTCTTTGATGAACTACGCCGACATAAGCTTAGGTACTTGGTACCCCAAGGGCGGCATGTACCAAATTGTGGCGGGTATGGTAGAGCTAGCTAAAGAGCAAGGAGTTATCTTCCATTTCAACCAGGAAGTTAAGCAAATACAGGTACAAGATAACGAGGCGAAGCAAGTAATAACTGCCACCAGTTCTTTTATGGCTGATGTGGTAGTGGCAGGAGCCGATTACCACCATGTAGAGCAAAATATACTTGCCCCGGAGTACCGTACTTATTCCCAAGCGTATTGGGATAAGCGCGTTATGGCCCCTTCTTCCCTCATCTTTTACTTAGGTGTAAATAAGCGGTTAAACCGGTTAACACATCACAATTTATTTTTTGACGAAGATTTTACGCCACACGCTCGCGAAATCTATGAAACTCCGCAGTGGCCAGCAAAGCCATTGTTTTACGTTTCGGCTCCTAGCCAAACAGACACTTCAGTAGCGCCGGAAGGCTGCGAAAACTTGTTTATTTTAATTCCGGTAGCTCCTGACTTGGAAGATACGGAAGCCATTCGGGAACATTATTACCATTTGGTAATGGACCGTTTGGAAAAATTAACCAAACAAACTATTCGGGACGCAGTAGTAGTAAAACGCAGTTACGCACACGCCGATTTTATCCGCGACTATCATGCTTTTAAGGGCAACGCTTATGGTTTAGCGAATACATTAATGCAAACCGCCCTTCTGAAGCCCGGACTAAAAAGTAAAAAAGTTAAAAACCTTTATTTTACCGGGCAGTTAACTGTACCAGGGCCGGGCATGCCCCCTTCCCTTATCTCGGGGCAGGTAGTAGCCGAGGAAATCCGGAAAGAATACAGTGTAAAATAA
- a CDS encoding phytoene/squalene synthase family protein: MELFDLTSYKCSRLITQHYSTSFTLGIKTLDKKFHFPVYAVYGFVRYADEIVDTFHDHDKGALLQEFKESTYKAITSKISLNPILHAFQLVVHQYQIEHEFIEAFLHSMEMDLEGKRYDKDLYDEYIYGSAEVVGLMCLRVFCEGDRELFEKLKEPARSLGAAFQKVNFLRDMKSDYQERGRVYFPKIDFQCFDNGCKKEIEEDILKDFDLAYEGILKLPRSARMGVYLAYIYYLKLFKKIQHLPAARILSERVRVPDNTKIALLLGTYVKYRLNTI; the protein is encoded by the coding sequence ATGGAATTATTTGATCTTACAAGTTATAAATGCAGCCGATTAATTACCCAGCATTATAGTACTTCGTTTACTTTGGGTATTAAAACGCTAGATAAAAAATTCCACTTTCCGGTTTATGCTGTTTATGGGTTTGTGCGCTACGCCGATGAGATTGTCGATACTTTTCACGATCACGATAAAGGCGCTCTATTGCAAGAATTTAAAGAAAGCACCTATAAGGCTATTACCAGTAAAATTAGCCTGAACCCTATATTGCACGCTTTTCAGCTAGTCGTGCACCAATACCAGATCGAACACGAATTTATCGAAGCTTTTTTGCATAGCATGGAAATGGATTTGGAAGGAAAGCGCTACGATAAAGATTTATACGACGAATACATATATGGCTCCGCTGAAGTAGTAGGTTTAATGTGTTTGCGGGTTTTTTGCGAAGGAGACCGGGAGTTATTTGAAAAATTAAAAGAACCCGCTCGCAGCTTGGGCGCTGCTTTTCAGAAAGTAAATTTCTTGCGTGATATGAAAAGCGATTACCAGGAACGCGGGCGCGTGTACTTTCCCAAAATAGATTTCCAGTGTTTTGATAATGGGTGTAAGAAAGAAATAGAAGAAGATATTTTAAAAGATTTTGACCTGGCTTACGAAGGAATTTTAAAATTACCCCGCTCCGCCCGCATGGGAGTTTACCTGGCGTACATCTATTATTTAAAATTATTTAAAAAAATACAGCATTTACCGGCTGCCCGAATTTTGTCTGAACGCGTAAGAGTACCAGATAACACAAAGATTGCGTTATTATTGGGTACCTATGTAAAATACAGGCTAAATACCATCTGA
- a CDS encoding lycopene cyclase domain-containing protein: MFPFLLSFDKRVQFYKNWKYLFPAMLINALIFIIWDSIFTHQGVWGFNDKYLLGIYLYNLPLEEVLFFVTVPYACVFIYECLNVYIKQDFLQAGSLVATIVLAIFIILVGLLHLRQLYTSVTFLFLPVIMLVHYRLFRDKLLGRFYLAYLVHLVPLFLVNGVLTALPVVWYDNGHNLGIRLTTIPIEDTIYSMIMLLVTITAYEYFRRHQKQNLPAPNFV; encoded by the coding sequence TTGTTTCCCTTTTTACTATCGTTTGATAAACGGGTGCAATTTTATAAAAACTGGAAATATTTATTTCCGGCTATGTTAATAAACGCTTTAATCTTTATAATCTGGGATTCTATCTTTACCCATCAGGGCGTTTGGGGTTTTAATGATAAATACCTGCTGGGCATTTACCTGTATAATTTACCACTGGAAGAAGTACTTTTCTTTGTAACCGTTCCGTACGCTTGTGTATTTATTTACGAATGCCTGAATGTATACATTAAGCAAGACTTTCTGCAAGCTGGGTCGTTGGTGGCCACTATTGTTTTAGCTATTTTTATTATTTTGGTTGGTTTGCTGCACTTGCGGCAGTTATATACTTCCGTAACGTTTTTGTTTTTGCCGGTAATTATGTTGGTGCATTATCGTTTATTCCGGGATAAGCTGCTGGGCCGGTTTTATCTGGCTTATCTGGTTCATTTAGTACCCTTGTTTTTAGTAAATGGCGTATTAACGGCTTTACCGGTGGTATGGTACGACAATGGCCATAATCTGGGAATCAGGTTAACAACCATTCCCATTGAAGATACTATTTACTCCATGATTATGCTGCTCGTAACCATTACGGCTTACGAATACTTCCGGCGCCATCAAAAACAAAACCTTCCGGCCCCAAACTTTGTTTAA
- a CDS encoding 4-hydroxy-3-methylbut-2-enyl diphosphate reductase, producing the protein MLQLRVRIDPNSGFCFGVIYAIQMAEDILDEQGYLYCLGDIVHNDEEVQRLEKRGLRIINHEQLKELREEHVLIRAHGEPPSTYQTALENNLNLIDASCPVVLKLQNRIKTSYDKDEKIFIYGKHGHAEVLGLLGQTNNNAVVFESIDELLQNELPANITLYSQTTKSTNNFYKIKDLLESKGYQVNANDTICRQVSNRDQDLRKFASQFDKIVFVSGTKSSNGKVLYQVCKDTNPNTYFISKVEELDPTWFRENETIGICGATSTPMWLMEEVQKALLAY; encoded by the coding sequence ATGTTACAGCTGCGCGTTCGTATCGATCCTAATTCCGGCTTTTGCTTCGGAGTAATTTACGCCATTCAAATGGCGGAAGACATTCTGGATGAGCAAGGGTATTTGTATTGCCTGGGCGATATTGTGCACAACGACGAAGAAGTGCAGCGCTTAGAAAAACGCGGATTGCGGATTATTAACCACGAGCAGTTAAAAGAATTGCGCGAGGAACACGTACTCATCCGGGCCCATGGCGAACCACCCAGCACCTACCAAACGGCGCTGGAAAATAATTTAAATTTAATTGATGCCTCTTGCCCGGTAGTTTTAAAATTGCAGAACCGGATTAAAACCTCTTACGACAAAGACGAGAAAATATTTATTTATGGCAAGCACGGTCACGCCGAAGTGCTTGGTTTGTTAGGTCAAACTAACAATAACGCCGTGGTTTTTGAGAGTATCGACGAGCTTTTACAAAACGAATTGCCCGCTAACATTACCCTATATTCCCAAACTACCAAAAGCACCAACAATTTCTACAAAATTAAAGATTTGCTCGAAAGCAAAGGCTACCAGGTAAACGCCAACGATACCATCTGCCGCCAGGTAAGTAACCGCGACCAGGATTTGCGTAAGTTTGCGAGCCAGTTCGATAAAATTGTATTTGTGTCGGGCACAAAATCGTCGAACGGTAAGGTATTGTACCAGGTTTGTAAAGATACCAATCCTAATACCTATTTTATTTCGAAAGTAGAAGAACTGGATCCTACCTGGTTCCGGGAAAACGAGACGATTGGTATTTGCGGAGCTACCTCTACGCCCATGTGGTTGATGGAAGAAGTACAAAAAGCTTTGCTTGCTTATTAA
- a CDS encoding fatty acid desaturase, protein MQQPFFKKYQGVLIASLIIILWFSSLIFLLHLPVTWTSPATYLFVLIQTHLYTGLFITAHDAMHGVVSGNKKLNKTIGVITAGLFAYNSYFRLLPRHHAHHHHVATDLDPDYHGGNFFAWYYSFLKQYITWWQIVLMAITFDLLKLFFPVENVVLFWMIPAILATFQLFYFGTYLPHRGEHEPTNKHKSSTQAKNHLWAFFSCYFFGYHYEHHDKPYVPWWQLYKVKA, encoded by the coding sequence ATGCAACAGCCTTTTTTTAAAAAATACCAAGGTGTTCTGATTGCCAGCCTGATTATAATCTTATGGTTTAGTAGTCTTATATTCTTGCTGCACTTACCGGTAACCTGGACTTCCCCGGCTACTTACTTGTTTGTTTTAATTCAGACGCATTTATACACCGGTTTATTTATTACGGCCCATGACGCGATGCACGGCGTAGTGTCGGGTAATAAAAAGTTAAACAAAACCATTGGCGTTATAACCGCCGGCTTATTCGCGTATAACAGCTATTTCCGGTTGCTACCGCGCCACCATGCGCACCACCATCACGTAGCCACCGATCTGGATCCCGATTACCACGGCGGTAACTTTTTTGCCTGGTATTATTCTTTTTTAAAGCAATACATTACCTGGTGGCAGATAGTGTTGATGGCAATTACCTTTGACTTGTTGAAGTTGTTTTTTCCAGTCGAGAATGTTGTTCTGTTCTGGATGATTCCGGCTATACTGGCTACCTTTCAATTATTTTATTTTGGTACTTATTTACCGCACCGCGGCGAACACGAACCTACCAATAAGCATAAATCAAGTACGCAGGCTAAAAACCACTTGTGGGCTTTTTTCAGTTGTTATTTCTTTGGTTATCATTACGAACACCACGATAAACCGTACGTGCCCTGGTGGCAGCTGTATAAAGTAAAAGCCTGA
- a CDS encoding heavy-metal-associated domain-containing protein has product MKTLKSIAPAFLFMCFSLAGLAQDKGKSTEEIKIKTSSVCNMCKKTIEKSMAYEKGVKSAILDVDSQVLTVAFFPNKTNPDKIRQAVTLTGYDADQVPANERAYNKLEDCCKKDKAVHKD; this is encoded by the coding sequence ATGAAAACTTTAAAATCAATTGCGCCCGCTTTCCTGTTCATGTGTTTTTCCTTGGCAGGTCTGGCTCAAGACAAAGGCAAGAGTACCGAGGAAATAAAAATTAAAACTTCTTCGGTTTGTAACATGTGTAAAAAAACCATAGAGAAGTCTATGGCTTATGAAAAAGGGGTAAAATCCGCCATCCTGGACGTAGACTCGCAGGTTTTAACCGTAGCCTTCTTCCCAAACAAAACTAATCCGGATAAAATACGACAGGCAGTTACCCTAACTGGCTACGATGCCGACCAGGTACCCGCTAACGAACGGGCCTATAACAAACTGGAAGATTGCTGCAAGAAAGACAAAGCCGTTCATAAAGATTAA
- a CDS encoding TonB-dependent receptor, translating to MKANVRVPGLLILRFLLFLNNPVWAQTLTGYVFEKVNGQTAPLIGASVYWPPGGVGTVTDEKGYFSLAFPTDSTTNTSRIMVSYIGYQADTITLENNAPLTVYLQKAKTLNEVTVIGQTERFSALTPTHSQVITAKDLTKSACCNLAESFETNASVEVTTSDAVSGARQIQMLGLDGAYTLLTTDNIPNLRGLATPYRLNYLSGTYIEAIDIIKGMGSVINGYESISGQVNVRLKEPEKTDRLFLNLYGNSLAKFDGNLNFSTNLTKKLSTVLMFHTDHLGNRVDRNHDRFLDLPLSTQYNVFNKWKYLSGKSVVSEVGIQALQEDRLGGQVDYQKGEAQQGSQVNYGLESKTKRFQAYNKTSYTFPGKPYQSVGVIVSGTRHQFNSIYGQRQYNGKQNNLLARLLFQSVFGNTMHTYKAGLDYQLDDYQELFTQQHFNRHESVPGAFFEYVYQNNQNLTLVAGARYNYHNLYGSVFTPRLNVKYDFSPNSIFRLAAGQGFRIANPIAENSGSLVSSRAFVFSEALRPEKAWNVGGSFTQYFKLADRKGTFVTDYYYTRFQNQVVADMYTNPNAVIFSNLQGKSFSRSFQTEVQLEVAPGLDVKAAYKYFDVRTTYNHYLLNKPFNPKHRFFVNAAFATPFDKWRVDFTTQWFGLRPVPATEHAHHGMTQEVKYSERYYVLNSQVTRAFKRFEIYAGGENLLNFKQANPIIEPGNPFGSNFDASMVWGPIVGRVFYGGLRFKIE from the coding sequence ATGAAAGCAAACGTACGGGTTCCCGGATTACTAATCCTGAGATTCCTGCTCTTCCTAAACAATCCGGTATGGGCCCAGACCCTTACCGGCTACGTTTTCGAGAAAGTAAACGGGCAAACTGCTCCGTTAATTGGTGCTTCGGTGTATTGGCCTCCAGGTGGGGTGGGTACCGTAACTGATGAAAAAGGGTACTTTTCTTTAGCTTTCCCAACCGATAGCACCACCAATACCTCCCGCATTATGGTAAGTTATATTGGCTACCAAGCCGATACGATTACGCTGGAAAATAATGCACCCTTAACCGTTTATCTCCAAAAAGCCAAAACCTTAAACGAGGTAACCGTTATTGGGCAAACCGAACGGTTTTCAGCACTTACTCCCACGCATTCCCAAGTAATTACAGCCAAGGATTTAACTAAATCAGCGTGCTGTAACCTGGCCGAAAGTTTCGAAACCAATGCTTCTGTGGAAGTTACGACTTCTGATGCAGTTTCGGGGGCTCGTCAGATCCAGATGCTGGGTTTGGATGGCGCCTATACCTTACTGACTACCGATAATATTCCGAATTTGCGCGGATTAGCTACGCCGTACCGGCTTAATTATTTGTCGGGAACTTACATCGAGGCGATTGATATTATTAAAGGCATGGGTTCGGTGATTAATGGATACGAATCCATTTCGGGGCAAGTAAACGTGCGGTTGAAGGAACCGGAAAAAACCGACCGGCTTTTTTTAAATTTATACGGCAACAGCCTGGCTAAATTCGACGGCAACCTGAACTTTTCGACTAATCTTACCAAAAAACTGAGTACCGTACTTATGTTCCATACGGACCATTTAGGAAACCGCGTAGACCGTAACCACGACCGCTTTTTAGATTTGCCTTTAAGTACCCAGTACAATGTTTTTAACAAATGGAAATACTTGAGCGGTAAAAGTGTGGTTTCAGAAGTAGGCATTCAGGCTTTACAGGAAGACCGCTTGGGCGGCCAAGTGGATTACCAGAAAGGCGAAGCCCAACAGGGTTCTCAGGTAAACTATGGCCTAGAATCAAAAACCAAACGATTTCAGGCTTACAATAAAACATCGTATACTTTTCCGGGCAAACCGTACCAAAGCGTGGGGGTAATTGTATCAGGTACCCGCCACCAGTTTAATTCTATTTACGGCCAACGGCAGTATAACGGCAAACAAAACAACTTACTGGCCCGGTTGCTCTTTCAGTCCGTTTTTGGCAACACCATGCACACTTACAAAGCCGGTTTAGATTACCAACTGGATGATTATCAGGAGTTGTTCACGCAGCAACACTTTAACCGGCACGAATCGGTGCCAGGCGCTTTTTTTGAGTACGTGTACCAGAATAATCAAAATTTAACCTTAGTAGCTGGTGCCCGGTACAACTACCATAATTTGTATGGATCGGTATTTACACCCCGGTTAAACGTTAAATACGATTTTTCACCTAACAGCATTTTCCGGTTAGCGGCGGGTCAAGGTTTCCGGATTGCCAACCCAATTGCCGAAAATAGCGGCTCCTTGGTTAGTTCCCGCGCGTTCGTTTTCAGCGAAGCTTTACGGCCCGAAAAGGCCTGGAACGTGGGTGGATCGTTTACGCAATATTTTAAGCTGGCCGACCGCAAAGGAACTTTTGTAACCGACTACTACTATACCCGCTTTCAAAATCAGGTGGTAGCGGATATGTACACCAATCCGAACGCGGTTATTTTCAGCAATTTGCAGGGCAAATCGTTTTCCCGCAGTTTTCAGACGGAAGTGCAATTAGAAGTTGCCCCGGGTCTGGATGTAAAAGCGGCTTATAAGTATTTTGATGTCAGAACCACCTATAACCATTATTTACTAAATAAGCCCTTTAACCCGAAACATCGCTTTTTTGTAAATGCGGCTTTTGCCACGCCGTTTGATAAATGGCGAGTTGATTTTACGACCCAATGGTTTGGTTTACGGCCGGTACCCGCTACGGAACATGCGCACCACGGCATGACCCAAGAGGTAAAATATTCGGAACGGTATTATGTTTTAAATAGTCAGGTTACGCGGGCTTTCAAGCGTTTCGAGATTTATGCAGGCGGCGAGAACTTACTGAACTTTAAACAAGCCAATCCGATTATAGAACCAGGAAATCCTTTTGGCAGTAATTTTGATGCCAGCATGGTGTGGGGACCCATCGTTGGCCGGGTATTTTACGGCGGTTTGCGATTTAAAATTGAATAG
- the mraZ gene encoding division/cell wall cluster transcriptional repressor MraZ: MNFLSGEYECKLDPKGRLVLPAKIKANLPEESGNHVVLTRGFEPCLVLYPKQEWKKIYDRVAGLNEFNEEYRHFQRNFFRGNTEIELDNTGRFILPRTMVRYAEIDKDAIIVGLGNRVEIWNPDKYEDFLIKDQESFSQLAQKFLGDQPLNPEVA, encoded by the coding sequence ATGAACTTTCTCTCCGGTGAATACGAGTGCAAGCTGGATCCTAAAGGACGATTGGTTTTACCTGCCAAGATAAAAGCCAATTTACCAGAGGAGTCGGGCAATCACGTGGTATTAACCCGGGGATTCGAACCTTGCTTGGTATTATATCCGAAACAAGAGTGGAAAAAAATTTACGACCGGGTAGCGGGCCTGAATGAGTTTAATGAAGAATACCGGCATTTTCAGCGGAATTTCTTCCGGGGTAATACTGAGATTGAATTAGACAATACGGGCCGGTTCATTTTGCCGCGCACCATGGTGCGTTACGCCGAAATAGACAAAGATGCTATTATTGTAGGTCTTGGAAACCGGGTGGAAATCTGGAATCCGGATAAGTATGAGGATTTCCTGATAAAAGATCAGGAAAGTTTTTCGCAGCTGGCGCAAAAGTTTTTAGGTGATCAGCCCTTAAATCCAGAGGTGGCATAA
- the rsmH gene encoding 16S rRNA (cytosine(1402)-N(4))-methyltransferase RsmH, with the protein MSYHVPVLLPESVAALDIKPGGIYVDVTFGGGGHSRFIINQLTDGARLYSFDQDKDAEEQAQEIASPAFTFVKANFRYLKKYLRLYGVKEVDGILADLGVSSHQFNVPERGFSTRFDGPLDMRMDPEAPISAKEVLSTYAEEDLHRIFGMYGEVKNARTLAWQIVTVRGSQNLETIADFKKAIGSLIPRGKENKYLAQVFQALRIEVNDELKALEEMLEQAVAVLKPGGRLVVISYHSLEDRLVKNFIAKGKFFGEVEKDLFGNEIKPLASVIRKAIVPSEKELQENNRSRSAKLRVAQKL; encoded by the coding sequence ATGAGTTATCATGTTCCTGTTTTATTACCGGAGTCTGTAGCAGCCTTGGATATTAAGCCCGGCGGTATTTACGTGGATGTTACTTTTGGGGGTGGGGGCCACTCCCGCTTTATTATAAACCAGTTAACGGATGGCGCCCGGTTGTATAGTTTCGACCAGGATAAGGATGCGGAAGAGCAGGCGCAAGAAATAGCAAGTCCGGCTTTTACTTTTGTGAAGGCCAATTTTCGCTATTTAAAAAAATACTTACGGTTGTACGGGGTTAAAGAAGTAGATGGCATTCTGGCCGATCTGGGCGTATCGTCGCACCAGTTTAACGTGCCGGAACGCGGTTTTTCTACCCGCTTTGATGGACCCTTGGATATGCGCATGGACCCGGAGGCACCAATATCGGCGAAAGAAGTTTTGAGTACTTACGCCGAAGAAGATTTGCACCGGATTTTTGGCATGTACGGCGAAGTAAAAAACGCCCGTACGCTGGCCTGGCAAATTGTAACGGTTCGGGGCAGTCAGAACCTGGAAACCATTGCGGATTTTAAAAAAGCCATTGGCAGTTTGATACCGCGGGGCAAAGAAAACAAATACTTGGCCCAGGTTTTTCAGGCTTTGCGCATCGAGGTAAACGACGAGCTCAAGGCTTTGGAAGAAATGCTGGAACAAGCCGTAGCGGTGTTAAAGCCCGGCGGTCGGTTGGTGGTAATATCGTACCATTCGCTGGAAGACAGGTTGGTCAAAAATTTTATTGCTAAAGGCAAGTTTTTTGGCGAAGTAGAAAAAGATTTATTCGGGAACGAGATTAAACCGCTCGCTTCCGTGATCCGCAAAGCCATTGTTCCCTCGGAAAAAGAATTACAGGAAAATAACCGTTCCCGGAGCGCGAAGCTAAGAGTAGCGCAAAAATTATGA